In Mongoliitalea daihaiensis, one DNA window encodes the following:
- a CDS encoding glycosyltransferase family 2 protein, with protein MHIDISVIIPVFNEEESLPELYNWLQRVMTDHSFAYEVLFIDDGSNDGSWEVIQKLASLDSQVKAISFARNFGKSAALDMGFAVAQGDVVITMDADLQDSPDEIPALYEMIQKEGFEIVSGWKKKRLDPISKTIPSRFFNGVTRGISGIKLHDFNCGLKAYNKKVVKNIHIYGEMHRYIPLIAKWQGFTKIGEKVVEHRPRKYGVTKFGWERFINGFLDLISVSFVHRYKKKPMHFFGTLGTVSFLSGFFITLWLIGKKIHGLANELPVREITAQPLFFLALVALIVGVQLFLTGFLAELMASNNSRKADYTIESKLNFKD; from the coding sequence ATGCACATCGATATATCTGTCATCATTCCTGTTTTCAATGAAGAGGAATCACTTCCTGAGTTATACAATTGGTTGCAGCGGGTGATGACAGATCATTCTTTTGCATATGAGGTGCTGTTTATTGACGATGGGAGCAATGATGGTTCTTGGGAGGTTATTCAAAAACTAGCCTCACTTGATTCTCAAGTCAAGGCCATTTCTTTTGCAAGAAATTTCGGAAAATCTGCGGCACTCGATATGGGCTTTGCAGTTGCCCAAGGGGATGTTGTAATCACAATGGACGCAGATCTTCAAGATAGCCCGGACGAAATACCAGCGCTCTATGAGATGATTCAAAAAGAAGGCTTTGAAATTGTATCAGGGTGGAAGAAAAAGCGTCTCGATCCGATCAGTAAAACAATTCCATCGCGATTTTTTAATGGAGTGACCCGTGGGATTTCGGGTATTAAACTTCATGATTTTAATTGTGGCTTAAAAGCCTACAATAAAAAAGTAGTGAAAAATATCCATATCTATGGAGAAATGCACCGCTATATTCCATTAATTGCCAAATGGCAAGGTTTTACTAAAATTGGAGAAAAAGTAGTTGAACACCGTCCAAGAAAATATGGGGTGACTAAATTTGGTTGGGAGCGTTTTATCAATGGATTCCTAGATCTTATCTCCGTATCCTTCGTACATCGGTATAAGAAGAAACCCATGCATTTTTTCGGTACCTTAGGTACGGTTTCCTTCCTTTCCGGATTTTTCATTACCCTTTGGTTAATTGGAAAAAAAATCCATGGACTTGCTAATGAATTACCTGTACGAGAAATCACCGCACAACCATTATTCTTTTTGGCTTTGGTAGCTTTGATAGTTGGTGTTCAACTGTTTTTGACGGGCTTCTTAGCGGAATTAATGGCTTCCAATAATAGCAGAAAAGCAGATTATACTATTGAGTCCAAGCTTAATTTCAAAGACTGA
- a CDS encoding glycosyltransferase, whose product MFFSIVIPVYNRPDEIRELLESLRAQEATNFEVIVMDDGSENTCEPIVKSFEKDLQITYQWIENIGQGFARNRGAALAKGDYLIFFDSDCIIPPDYLVTVEAAIQGRALDAFGGPDAAHKNFSVLQKAMDYAMTSFWTTGGIRGKLQDPSKYQARGYNMGFSREVFEKTKGFIDPNQGEDIELSIRIKKAGFKLELIADAFVYHKRKAGVIAFVRQGFSFGRNRVNVSTYHPEAIKLVHLLPLAFLLFCLSMPMIAWLFPMLFYLQLFVFIAWLGLIFYGATIQYDTPLVGLLALPLSIAQLSAYAVGLAWAWLRKS is encoded by the coding sequence ATGTTTTTCTCCATTGTCATACCGGTGTATAATCGGCCTGATGAAATCCGGGAATTGCTGGAAAGTCTGCGTGCACAGGAGGCGACCAATTTTGAAGTCATTGTCATGGATGACGGTTCGGAAAATACCTGCGAACCCATTGTCAAATCCTTTGAAAAGGACCTTCAAATTACCTATCAATGGATTGAAAATATAGGACAAGGGTTTGCGAGGAATAGAGGAGCAGCCCTTGCTAAGGGTGATTATCTCATCTTTTTCGATTCTGATTGTATCATTCCGCCAGACTATTTGGTAACGGTTGAAGCGGCTATTCAAGGGCGGGCATTGGATGCTTTTGGAGGGCCTGATGCCGCACATAAAAATTTCTCTGTACTTCAAAAAGCTATGGATTATGCTATGACCTCTTTTTGGACTACAGGAGGTATCCGAGGAAAGTTACAGGATCCAAGCAAATACCAAGCAAGGGGATACAATATGGGCTTTTCAAGGGAAGTTTTTGAAAAAACGAAAGGCTTTATTGATCCCAATCAAGGTGAGGATATTGAGCTAAGTATTCGTATCAAAAAAGCAGGATTTAAGCTGGAGTTGATTGCAGATGCTTTTGTATATCATAAGCGAAAAGCTGGTGTAATAGCATTTGTAAGGCAGGGATTCAGCTTTGGGAGAAACCGTGTGAATGTTTCCACCTATCACCCAGAGGCTATAAAGTTGGTTCATTTGCTTCCACTGGCTTTTCTGTTGTTTTGTTTGTCCATGCCAATGATAGCATGGCTGTTTCCTATGTTATTTTATCTACAGCTATTTGTCTTTATAGCTTGGTTAGGTTTGATTTTTTACGGTGCTACTATCCAATATGATACTCCTTTGGTGGGATTACTTGCGCTGCCCTTATCCATTGCCCAGTTATCAGCTTATGCTGTAGGATTAGCTTGGGCATGGCTTCGCAAATCATGA
- a CDS encoding class I SAM-dependent methyltransferase: MKSIISFVIRYIPRKYLQLVSHFFLRVLAIFYTGNKVTCNVCDSQFRKFLPYGRKARENALCPNCLALERHRLMWLFLQQETNFFSTPLKVLHIAPELCFIKRMQALPNLEYITGDIESPLATVKMDVHQIPFEDNTFDVIFCNHVMEHVDDDILACKEINRVLKPEGWGIIQSPVYDLPTTIEDKTISDPAERERLFGQRDHVRKYGKDYAKRLSQSGLNVAENLFVQQLDPKLVERHALPPQEIIFYCKKGS, translated from the coding sequence ATGAAGTCAATAATCAGTTTTGTAATCCGATACATCCCTAGAAAATACCTACAGCTAGTCTCTCACTTTTTCTTAAGAGTACTTGCTATTTTTTATACAGGAAATAAAGTTACTTGTAATGTTTGTGATTCTCAATTCCGGAAGTTTCTTCCTTATGGAAGAAAAGCAAGAGAAAACGCCCTTTGCCCCAATTGTCTAGCGTTAGAAAGACACCGACTGATGTGGCTGTTTTTGCAACAAGAAACCAATTTTTTCTCAACTCCATTAAAAGTTTTGCACATTGCTCCAGAACTATGTTTCATCAAGCGCATGCAAGCCTTGCCCAATTTGGAATACATCACAGGTGATATTGAGTCTCCTTTGGCAACTGTGAAAATGGATGTGCACCAAATTCCTTTTGAGGATAATACCTTCGATGTTATTTTTTGTAACCATGTTATGGAGCATGTGGATGACGATATCCTTGCTTGCAAAGAAATTAATCGAGTACTCAAGCCGGAAGGCTGGGGAATTATCCAAAGCCCTGTGTATGATCTACCGACAACCATCGAAGACAAAACTATTTCAGATCCAGCGGAAAGAGAACGATTATTTGGACAACGGGACCATGTCCGAAAATATGGGAAAGACTATGCCAAACGGTTGAGTCAATCTGGATTGAATGTAGCAGAAAATTTGTTTGTCCAGCAATTGGACCCAAAACTGGTAGAAAGACATGCCCTTCCTCCCCAAGAAATTATTTTCTACTGTAAGAAAGGTTCATGA
- a CDS encoding TolC family protein, translating into MKKLFTFSIIVFLWGFSPVSAQDNIKYRLDEVVARAKALSPESLRIQTQRENMYWRYRFFRSNYNPQLRLNGILPSFRQEFTAITQPDGDIQFLNIRQNFMDLGLGLQQVVAPTGGLLSVNTSTNRFDNFESLGGTSTRWQGVPVNVRLDQPIFAYNRFKWDKKIEPLVFEESKREYVEDMERLSAFTTSLFFDLLDAQVNYDIALANLTNNEEILRIERARYEMGVTFEDKLLQTELNFLTAKQEAAQARVNMETSALALKSNLGFSESADLLLEMPESINDFMVDVNLALEYAYQNRAQALGFDRRRTEADAQLAQARGEQFQVNLSASYGYNNAAMTWREIYTNPNTQALVNLAVSVPILDWGRNKARMSLAQANKNLVEYTVEQELINFEQEIFTKVKNFEVLKERLSISKTASSVAQRRYESALKRYQTGNVSLTDLDIAQRDKDSNQRAYIRALREYWLAYYELRQLTLFDFESGVLLYEPGV; encoded by the coding sequence ATGAAAAAACTCTTTACGTTCAGCATCATTGTTTTTTTGTGGGGTTTTAGTCCCGTTAGTGCGCAAGATAATATCAAGTACAGGTTGGACGAGGTAGTGGCTCGTGCCAAAGCCCTTTCCCCAGAATCTTTACGGATACAGACCCAGCGTGAAAACATGTATTGGAGGTATCGATTTTTCCGTTCTAATTACAATCCCCAATTGCGTTTAAATGGTATTCTGCCAAGTTTTAGACAGGAATTTACTGCCATTACTCAGCCAGATGGTGATATTCAGTTTTTGAATATCCGGCAAAATTTTATGGATCTGGGTCTTGGTCTGCAACAGGTAGTGGCTCCTACTGGAGGTTTATTATCTGTAAATACTTCTACCAATCGCTTTGATAATTTTGAGAGCTTGGGAGGTACCTCCACCCGTTGGCAGGGTGTTCCTGTCAATGTACGCTTGGATCAGCCGATTTTTGCCTACAATCGCTTCAAATGGGATAAGAAAATTGAACCTTTGGTTTTTGAAGAGAGTAAGCGAGAGTATGTGGAAGATATGGAGCGGCTAAGTGCATTCACCACCTCCTTGTTTTTTGATCTTTTAGATGCGCAGGTTAATTATGACATTGCTTTAGCCAACTTAACAAATAATGAGGAAATCCTACGGATTGAGCGTGCACGCTATGAAATGGGAGTGACTTTTGAAGATAAATTATTGCAAACAGAATTGAATTTCCTTACAGCCAAGCAGGAAGCAGCACAGGCACGAGTCAATATGGAAACCAGTGCATTGGCCTTGAAAAGTAATCTAGGGTTCAGTGAAAGCGCTGATCTTTTGCTCGAAATGCCGGAGTCTATCAATGATTTTATGGTAGATGTCAATTTGGCGTTGGAATATGCTTACCAGAATCGAGCACAAGCTTTGGGCTTTGATCGAAGAAGAACGGAAGCAGATGCACAATTAGCGCAAGCTAGAGGGGAACAATTTCAGGTGAATTTATCCGCTAGTTACGGTTATAACAATGCGGCAATGACTTGGAGAGAAATCTATACGAATCCCAATACACAAGCATTGGTGAATTTGGCAGTTTCGGTTCCTATCTTGGACTGGGGGAGAAATAAAGCTCGGATGTCTTTGGCTCAGGCTAACAAAAATTTAGTAGAGTATACAGTGGAGCAGGAGTTGATCAATTTCGAACAGGAAATTTTCACTAAAGTAAAAAACTTTGAAGTCTTGAAGGAGCGATTAAGTATCTCCAAAACCGCTTCTTCTGTTGCTCAGCGTAGGTACGAATCTGCTTTGAAGCGTTATCAAACAGGGAATGTTTCCTTGACAGATCTGGATATTGCCCAGCGGGACAAGGACAGTAATCAACGGGCTTATATCAGAGCACTCAGAGAGTATTGGTTAGCTTATTACGAATTAAGACAGTTGACGCTCTTTGACTTTGAGAGTGGGGTCTTGCTGTATGAACCAGGGGTGTAA
- a CDS encoding DEAD/DEAH box helicase: MSSETPSFDQFKLNKQLLEAIKDAGYSKPTPIQEQAIPLALAGHDVLGIAQTGTGKTAAYVLPLLMKVKYAQGMHPRAFILAPTRELVMQIEEAVQAFGKYTDIRYVCLYGGIGPKTQIEKVQEGVDIIISTPGRFLDLYKKGEIFTKEIKTMILDEADKMLDMGFMGQIRAILEVIPVKRQNLLFSATFGGKVERLSHEFLEFPERVEVSPQAMTADTVHQVKYMIPNIKTKINLLMHLLENESLGRVIIFTKSRKNAESVFSYLDRKDMGTIRVIHANKGQNTRINSIEDFKAGDVRILVATDVAARGLDISMVSHVINFDVPLIYEDYVHRIGRTGRAENDGFAITFVNPAEEFHFQKIEEIIRMEVPIVQIPGEVKVPETPFEEKQAYAREIDGQKKRDNPDYKGAFHDKKARPKPNPQAKAPRGNKNSKAKRNRNQLKTQGNYKKKG, translated from the coding sequence ATGTCCAGCGAGACCCCTTCTTTCGACCAATTTAAACTTAATAAACAACTGTTGGAAGCCATCAAGGATGCTGGATATAGCAAGCCTACTCCTATTCAGGAACAGGCAATCCCACTCGCGCTGGCTGGCCATGATGTATTGGGAATAGCCCAAACTGGGACAGGTAAAACTGCTGCTTACGTACTTCCCCTCTTGATGAAGGTGAAATATGCTCAAGGAATGCACCCAAGAGCATTTATTTTGGCTCCTACCAGAGAATTGGTAATGCAGATTGAAGAAGCGGTCCAAGCATTTGGAAAATATACTGACATCCGATACGTATGCTTATACGGAGGAATTGGACCAAAAACACAAATCGAAAAAGTACAGGAAGGTGTAGATATCATCATTTCAACACCCGGTCGATTCCTTGATCTTTACAAAAAAGGAGAAATCTTCACCAAAGAAATCAAAACCATGATTTTGGATGAAGCCGATAAAATGCTCGATATGGGATTTATGGGACAAATCCGAGCAATTCTCGAAGTCATCCCAGTAAAAAGACAAAATCTCTTGTTCTCAGCTACTTTTGGCGGTAAAGTGGAGCGTCTATCCCACGAATTTTTAGAATTTCCAGAGCGTGTAGAGGTTTCGCCACAAGCCATGACGGCCGATACCGTACACCAGGTCAAATATATGATTCCCAATATCAAGACCAAAATCAACCTACTCATGCATTTATTGGAAAATGAATCCTTGGGTAGAGTAATCATTTTTACCAAGTCCAGAAAAAATGCTGAGTCTGTATTCAGTTATTTGGATAGAAAAGATATGGGAACTATCCGGGTCATCCATGCCAACAAGGGTCAAAATACCCGAATCAATTCCATCGAAGACTTCAAAGCTGGAGATGTTCGAATATTAGTGGCCACAGATGTCGCAGCAAGAGGACTTGATATCAGTATGGTCAGCCATGTGATCAATTTTGATGTACCCCTGATTTACGAGGATTATGTCCATAGAATCGGAAGAACAGGCCGTGCAGAAAATGATGGTTTTGCCATCACTTTTGTCAACCCAGCAGAAGAATTTCACTTTCAAAAAATCGAGGAAATCATCCGAATGGAAGTTCCTATCGTCCAAATCCCAGGTGAAGTCAAAGTTCCTGAAACTCCATTTGAAGAAAAACAAGCCTATGCTCGGGAAATCGACGGACAGAAAAAGAGAGACAATCCAGACTACAAAGGTGCTTTCCATGATAAAAAAGCTCGTCCAAAACCCAACCCTCAAGCGAAAGCCCCTAGAGGCAATAAAAACTCAAAGGCCAAAAGAAACAGAAATCAACTGAAAACTCAAGGGAACTATAAGAAGAAAGGATGA
- a CDS encoding dihydroorotase, whose translation MKRILITNANIVNEGKITRGDIFIQDGLIDAIGENLSDMESDLLIDADGKYVFPGIIDDQVHFREPGLTHKAEIYTESKAAVAGGITSYMEMPNTVPQAVTLELLEDKFAIAKEKSLANYSFFFGATNDNIEEILKVDPQNVCGIKVFQGSSTGNMLVDNQESLERIFKECKLLIATHSENDTIIKANLEKYKAEFGEDIPVKFHPKIRSAEACYDASKRVVEMAKKYGSKLHVLHISTADEVKLFDNSLPLEEKRITAEACIHHMWFSEEDYEEKGNFIKWNPAVKTKEDRDGVFQGVLDGHIDVIATDHAPHTIEEKGQLYGKAPSGGPLVQHSLVAMLDMYHAGKISLEMIVQKMCHNVATLFEIEKRGYLRPGFHADMVIADLNSPWTVSKDNVLSKCGWSPFEGHTFQSTITHTIVSGHLAYENGTFHEEVKGKRLKFLRKI comes from the coding sequence TTGAAGAGGATCTTAATTACAAATGCAAATATAGTAAATGAAGGTAAGATTACCCGAGGAGATATTTTTATTCAGGATGGATTGATAGATGCTATCGGTGAAAATCTTTCCGATATGGAATCAGATCTTCTGATCGATGCGGATGGTAAGTACGTTTTTCCAGGAATTATTGATGATCAAGTTCATTTTAGAGAGCCGGGATTGACGCATAAAGCAGAAATTTACACCGAAAGTAAGGCGGCTGTGGCAGGAGGGATTACCTCCTATATGGAAATGCCCAATACAGTTCCACAGGCTGTTACGTTGGAACTGCTGGAAGATAAATTTGCAATCGCCAAAGAAAAATCCTTAGCCAATTATTCTTTTTTCTTTGGAGCGACAAATGACAATATTGAAGAGATTTTGAAAGTTGATCCACAAAATGTATGTGGAATTAAAGTGTTTCAAGGGTCTTCTACAGGCAATATGCTGGTGGATAATCAAGAAAGTTTGGAGCGCATTTTTAAAGAGTGTAAGTTATTGATAGCCACCCATAGTGAAAATGATACCATCATCAAGGCTAATTTGGAAAAGTACAAAGCCGAATTTGGTGAGGATATTCCTGTGAAGTTCCATCCTAAAATCCGATCTGCAGAGGCATGTTACGATGCCAGTAAACGTGTAGTAGAAATGGCGAAAAAATATGGAAGTAAGCTCCATGTTTTGCATATCAGTACGGCGGATGAGGTTAAGCTATTTGACAATAGTCTTCCTTTGGAAGAAAAGCGTATTACGGCGGAAGCATGTATTCATCACATGTGGTTTAGTGAGGAGGATTATGAAGAGAAAGGAAATTTTATCAAATGGAATCCAGCTGTCAAGACCAAGGAAGATCGGGATGGAGTATTTCAGGGAGTCTTAGATGGTCATATTGATGTCATTGCAACTGATCATGCTCCACATACGATAGAAGAAAAAGGGCAACTTTATGGGAAGGCTCCTTCTGGTGGGCCTCTGGTACAACATAGTTTGGTAGCCATGCTCGATATGTATCATGCAGGCAAGATAAGCTTGGAAATGATTGTGCAGAAGATGTGTCACAATGTGGCTACATTATTTGAAATTGAAAAAAGAGGCTATTTAAGGCCCGGTTTTCATGCAGATATGGTGATTGCAGACCTTAATAGCCCATGGACTGTTTCAAAAGATAATGTTTTATCCAAATGTGGCTGGTCTCCTTTTGAAGGGCATACATTTCAATCAACTATCACACATACAATTGTTTCCGGACATTTGGCGTACGAAAATGGGACGTTTCATGAAGAAGTGAAAGGAAAGCGATTAAAATTTTTAAGAAAAATATGA
- a CDS encoding amylo-alpha-1,6-glucosidase, producing the protein MSYIHFDKTQLINLNYSLDREIIRTNRGGCYTSTTIIGCNTRKYHGLLVAPQPQLDEQLHVMLSTVHETVIQRGASFNLGISKYPGNYFPRGHKYLEDFDSEPIPKLTYRVGGVLLQKELILDTKRDRVMIRYTLLEAHSPTKIRINPFLAFRGYHSLSKANDTIQTESQPVPNGVSVQLYPEYTPLFMQISKKNEFVAKPDWYYNIEYIMERERGYDYQEDLFVPGYFEFDIKKGESVIFSAGLIEADPSTRQKAFEKELSRRVPRNNFENCLKNSAGQFVQRREGKTHIIAGYPWFGWWGRDTFVATPGLLLTQGDKATFLEVMDTMVEDLHGPLFPNVGSGVMRNMASMDAPLWFFWSLQQYIAFTGDEKTIKNRYLGKMKGIIDGFRAGTDFGIHMMGNGLIWGGEDGIALTWMDAVNSDGPVTPRIGMPVEINALWYNALCFYGNLTKDNEILALSEQVKASFVEVFWSDKKKYLADYVEGTYKDWSIRPNMIFATSLPYSPLEEEQMESILEIVKSKLLTNRGVRSLAPDDPAYKGYYHGNQFTRDIAYHNGTVWPWLLGHFVEGYLKLHGKSGKHFVEKIIKGFDGVMTQYGVGTVAEIYDGDPPHRPKGSISQAWSVGELLRMMHLVSNL; encoded by the coding sequence ATGAGTTATATACATTTTGACAAAACCCAATTAATAAACCTGAACTATTCACTGGATAGAGAAATCATCCGTACGAATAGAGGTGGATGCTATACTAGCACCACGATTATTGGCTGTAATACACGAAAATATCACGGCTTGCTTGTAGCTCCTCAACCGCAGTTGGATGAGCAATTACATGTCATGTTGTCCACGGTGCATGAGACGGTTATTCAGCGTGGTGCCAGTTTTAATTTGGGGATCAGCAAGTATCCCGGAAATTATTTTCCTAGAGGGCATAAGTACTTAGAGGATTTTGATTCTGAGCCTATTCCTAAATTGACCTATCGTGTAGGAGGGGTGTTGCTTCAAAAAGAATTGATTTTGGACACGAAAAGAGATCGTGTAATGATTCGGTATACACTTTTGGAAGCACATTCTCCAACGAAAATCAGAATTAATCCTTTCTTAGCTTTTAGAGGATACCATAGTCTTTCTAAGGCAAACGATACTATTCAAACGGAATCTCAACCGGTTCCCAATGGGGTCTCTGTACAATTATATCCAGAATATACGCCGCTTTTCATGCAGATTTCTAAGAAAAACGAATTTGTTGCAAAGCCAGACTGGTACTATAATATCGAGTATATCATGGAGCGGGAAAGAGGCTATGATTATCAGGAGGATTTGTTTGTTCCGGGCTATTTTGAATTCGATATAAAAAAAGGTGAATCAGTAATCTTTTCTGCAGGCTTAATAGAAGCAGACCCATCGACGAGACAAAAAGCTTTTGAAAAAGAGTTATCGCGTAGAGTACCTCGAAATAATTTTGAAAATTGTTTAAAAAACTCCGCTGGACAATTTGTTCAACGCAGAGAAGGCAAAACCCACATCATTGCGGGCTACCCTTGGTTTGGTTGGTGGGGAAGAGACACCTTTGTAGCTACTCCAGGTTTGCTTCTTACGCAAGGCGATAAAGCTACATTTTTAGAAGTAATGGACACCATGGTGGAGGATTTACACGGACCTTTGTTTCCCAATGTGGGTAGTGGAGTGATGCGTAATATGGCTTCTATGGATGCCCCTTTGTGGTTTTTCTGGTCTTTGCAACAGTACATTGCCTTTACAGGGGATGAAAAGACGATTAAAAACCGTTACCTAGGTAAAATGAAAGGGATCATTGATGGATTTCGTGCGGGTACAGATTTTGGTATTCACATGATGGGAAATGGCTTGATATGGGGAGGAGAAGATGGGATAGCGCTTACTTGGATGGATGCAGTAAATTCTGATGGACCAGTTACCCCAAGGATAGGAATGCCTGTAGAGATTAATGCCCTTTGGTACAATGCTTTATGTTTTTACGGAAATCTTACGAAAGACAATGAAATCCTTGCTTTATCGGAACAGGTAAAAGCTTCTTTCGTAGAAGTATTTTGGAGTGATAAGAAAAAGTATTTGGCAGATTATGTGGAAGGGACTTATAAAGATTGGTCAATCAGGCCTAATATGATTTTTGCGACCTCCTTGCCCTATTCACCCTTAGAGGAAGAACAGATGGAGTCTATCTTGGAGATTGTAAAATCAAAACTACTCACTAACCGAGGGGTCCGATCATTGGCGCCTGACGATCCTGCCTATAAAGGTTACTACCATGGGAATCAGTTTACCCGAGATATAGCCTATCACAACGGTACCGTTTGGCCATGGTTGTTGGGACATTTTGTAGAAGGATATTTGAAACTACATGGGAAGTCAGGGAAGCATTTTGTGGAAAAAATTATCAAGGGATTTGATGGAGTAATGACCCAATATGGAGTAGGTACGGTAGCTGAAATTTATGATGGAGACCCTCCACATAGACCGAAAGGTTCTATCTCCCAAGCTTGGAGCGTAGGTGAATTACTTCGAATGATGCATCTTGTCAGTAACTTATAA
- a CDS encoding glycosyltransferase family 4 protein, producing the protein MKVLMFGWEFPPHISGGLGTACYGLVKGLVHHKQDIIFVVPKLWGDEEPVADFVNASEVEIDYREKTFIDTWQNMTYLEINSYLVPYLGPQEFEKYTDYSMHHRTDVEESVFSNKYTFSGKYGKNLMEEVSRYALVATQIAKSKDHDLIHAHDWLAFPAGIAAKQMSGKPLICHIHATQYDRAGEGGAQGPVYEMEKAGLLAADHVVAVSHLTRNLVIEKYGVDPDRVSVLHNAVLDASIIESKVKKKVPEKIVTFLGRITFQKGPEYFVEAAKKVIERDPNVRFVMAGNGDLLNRMIERVAELGMGTKFHFTGFLKGQDVDDMYAMSDVYVMPSVSEPFGIAPLEAVRHNTPVIISKQSGVSEVLRNAIKIDFWDVDAMADAIFALLHYQSIAKMFKELGSEELKNLKWEHVAAKLVTVYEKLHQEQP; encoded by the coding sequence ATGAAAGTATTAATGTTTGGTTGGGAGTTTCCCCCTCATATTTCAGGTGGTTTAGGTACTGCTTGTTACGGTCTCGTCAAAGGACTCGTACACCATAAGCAGGATATTATTTTTGTAGTCCCTAAGTTATGGGGCGATGAGGAACCCGTAGCCGACTTTGTCAATGCCAGTGAGGTGGAAATCGATTATCGGGAGAAAACCTTTATTGATACTTGGCAAAATATGACCTATTTAGAAATCAATAGTTATTTGGTTCCTTACTTGGGTCCACAAGAGTTTGAAAAATATACGGATTACAGCATGCACCATCGGACGGATGTAGAGGAATCTGTATTTTCGAATAAATATACTTTTTCTGGCAAGTATGGAAAGAATTTGATGGAGGAAGTTTCTAGGTATGCCCTAGTTGCAACACAAATAGCTAAGTCCAAAGACCATGATTTGATTCATGCACATGATTGGCTAGCGTTTCCAGCTGGTATTGCAGCAAAACAGATGAGTGGAAAGCCTCTTATCTGCCATATCCATGCTACTCAATATGACCGGGCAGGAGAAGGGGGAGCGCAAGGACCTGTGTATGAAATGGAAAAAGCAGGCCTGCTAGCAGCAGACCACGTGGTCGCCGTTAGTCACCTGACAAGAAACCTAGTGATTGAAAAATACGGTGTAGATCCGGATAGAGTAAGTGTCCTTCACAATGCTGTTCTAGATGCCAGTATCATCGAGTCCAAGGTAAAGAAAAAAGTACCAGAAAAAATTGTCACTTTCCTCGGAAGGATTACTTTTCAAAAAGGGCCAGAGTATTTTGTCGAGGCTGCGAAGAAAGTTATTGAGAGGGATCCAAATGTCCGCTTCGTAATGGCTGGTAATGGTGACTTGTTGAATCGCATGATTGAGCGGGTAGCTGAACTGGGCATGGGTACCAAATTTCACTTTACAGGATTTTTGAAAGGACAGGATGTGGATGATATGTATGCCATGTCCGATGTATATGTAATGCCTTCGGTTTCCGAACCCTTTGGGATTGCTCCTTTGGAAGCAGTGCGTCACAATACACCAGTGATTATATCCAAACAATCGGGGGTCTCAGAAGTCTTGAGAAATGCAATTAAGATTGATTTTTGGGATGTGGATGCGATGGCGGATGCCATTTTTGCTCTGCTGCATTATCAGAGCATTGCTAAGATGTTTAAGGAACTCGGAAGTGAAGAGTTGAAAAATTTGAAATGGGAGCACGTTGCTGCCAAATTAGTTACTGTTTACGAAAAATTACACCAAGAACAACCATGA